In Porphyromonas cangingivalis, a genomic segment contains:
- a CDS encoding V-type ATP synthase subunit A, whose amino-acid sequence MKTKGVVKGIVSNLVTIEVDGPVAQNEICFVSVRGRALMAEVIKVIGKNAYVQVFDSTRGMKVGDEATFEQHMLEVQLGPGMLSKNFDGLQNDLDKMEGVFLKRGDYTDPLDREKKWHFVPLAKEGDTVVAGSWLGEVDENFQPHRIMTPFALEGSYKVKSIVAEGDYVVDHVVAVLTDAQGKDIEVSMVQRWPVKKPILVHVDKPRPYKLLETGVRIIDTMNPIVEGGTGFIPGPFGTGKTVLQHAISKQAEADIVIIAACGERANEIVEIFKEFPELVDPHTGRKLMERTIIIANTSNMPVAAREASVYTAMTIAEYYRAMGLKVLLMADSTSRWAQALREMSNRLEELPGPDAFPMDLSAIIANFYARAGYVQLKNGKTGSVTFIGTVSPAGGNLKEPVTENTKKVARCFYALEQARADRKRYPAVNPIDSYSKYLEYPEFEEYITELVGENWIPMVNEAKTRMHRGKEIAEQINILGDDGVPVEYHEIFWKSELIDFVILQQDAFDDIDCVTPLERQEVMLKKVIDICNMKFRFEEFNEVSEFFKRIINILKQMNYSEFRSEQFEKYEAQLVSLLQERLMEEAVATPEMK is encoded by the coding sequence ATGAAAACTAAAGGCGTCGTGAAAGGGATCGTATCGAACCTCGTCACCATCGAGGTCGACGGTCCGGTAGCACAAAATGAGATCTGTTTTGTCTCTGTACGTGGTAGGGCACTTATGGCCGAAGTCATCAAGGTCATCGGCAAGAATGCTTATGTCCAGGTCTTTGACAGTACCAGAGGAATGAAGGTCGGTGATGAAGCTACTTTTGAGCAACACATGCTCGAAGTGCAGTTGGGACCGGGGATGTTGTCGAAAAACTTCGACGGACTCCAAAATGACCTTGATAAGATGGAGGGCGTATTCCTCAAAAGAGGAGACTATACCGACCCTCTCGATAGAGAAAAGAAGTGGCACTTCGTCCCCCTTGCCAAAGAGGGAGATACTGTAGTGGCCGGCTCTTGGCTCGGAGAGGTGGATGAAAACTTCCAACCCCACCGCATCATGACGCCCTTTGCCCTCGAAGGGTCGTACAAGGTAAAGAGTATCGTGGCAGAGGGAGACTATGTCGTAGATCATGTCGTGGCAGTACTCACAGATGCACAAGGCAAAGACATTGAAGTATCGATGGTACAGCGTTGGCCGGTGAAGAAACCTATCCTCGTGCACGTAGACAAACCAAGACCATACAAACTCCTTGAAACAGGGGTGCGCATCATCGATACGATGAACCCCATCGTGGAGGGAGGTACCGGATTTATCCCCGGACCTTTCGGTACAGGTAAGACAGTCTTGCAGCACGCTATCTCCAAACAAGCAGAAGCGGATATTGTGATCATTGCCGCTTGTGGTGAACGTGCTAATGAGATTGTGGAGATCTTCAAGGAGTTTCCCGAACTCGTAGATCCTCACACCGGTCGCAAGCTCATGGAGCGTACAATCATCATTGCGAACACTTCAAATATGCCAGTGGCGGCTCGTGAGGCCTCTGTCTATACGGCGATGACAATAGCTGAATATTATCGTGCGATGGGTCTCAAGGTGCTTCTCATGGCGGACTCGACTTCTCGCTGGGCTCAAGCACTTAGAGAGATGTCCAACCGTCTGGAAGAACTTCCGGGTCCTGATGCCTTCCCGATGGACTTGTCGGCAATCATTGCCAACTTCTACGCTCGTGCCGGATATGTCCAACTCAAAAATGGTAAGACAGGATCAGTGACCTTCATCGGAACTGTTTCTCCTGCCGGTGGTAACCTCAAGGAGCCTGTGACAGAGAATACGAAGAAGGTGGCACGCTGTTTCTACGCCCTTGAGCAGGCTCGTGCCGACCGGAAGAGATATCCTGCTGTCAATCCGATTGATAGTTACTCTAAGTACTTGGAGTATCCTGAGTTCGAAGAGTACATCACCGAACTCGTGGGAGAAAATTGGATCCCCATGGTCAATGAAGCCAAGACTCGTATGCACAGAGGTAAGGAAATTGCGGAGCAGATCAACATCCTCGGTGATGATGGTGTACCCGTAGAATACCACGAGATCTTTTGGAAGTCCGAGCTCATCGACTTTGTGATCCTTCAGCAAGACGCTTTTGACGACATCGACTGTGTCACACCTCTCGAACGTCAAGAAGTGATGCTCAAGAAGGTCATAGATATCTGTAACATGAAGTTCCGCTTCGAAGAGTTCAACGAAGTCAGCGAATTCTTCAAGCGTATCATCAACATCTTGAAGCAGATGAACTATAGCGAGTTCAGGAGCGAACAGTTTGAGAAGTATGAGGCTCAGCTTGTCTCACTTCTCCAAGAGAGACTAATGGAGGAAGCTGTCGCCACTCCTGAAATGAAGTAA
- a CDS encoding DUF2764 family protein, protein MANYYTLGASLPDLLIDDTKIDYSTAEFVEELKGQASSSDQKQIDLILLRGDNRVLVAILKDRPMPALYMPLALGEAHLRTLVEAVRSESLEDKQDRLPIPEGTPEYMVTFVREYLGEKYEKGVLFIEDKLAELYQEYVRSKANTFLKGWFEMNLNLNNILASLTAKKYDLDPAKYLVGSNEIVEIIKSGIWSDISDLKEGEMMNEIIKIGEENEPMHRERRLDAFKWRMLEEVTFSDSFSINAMLAYLLKLQILERWVSLDKEQGMARFREIIMGLKKEGREELADFVQRTKK, encoded by the coding sequence ATGGCTAACTATTATACCTTAGGTGCCTCCCTACCCGATCTGTTGATAGACGATACTAAGATCGACTACTCGACTGCGGAGTTTGTGGAGGAACTCAAAGGACAGGCCTCATCGTCAGACCAAAAGCAGATAGACCTCATCCTCCTCAGAGGAGACAACAGAGTGCTCGTCGCCATCCTCAAAGATCGCCCCATGCCTGCACTGTATATGCCCCTTGCCCTTGGAGAAGCTCATCTGCGCACCCTCGTGGAAGCCGTGCGTAGCGAAAGCCTCGAGGACAAGCAGGATCGCTTGCCCATCCCGGAAGGCACACCGGAATATATGGTGACTTTCGTGCGCGAGTACCTCGGGGAGAAGTATGAAAAGGGGGTGTTGTTCATCGAAGACAAGTTGGCAGAGCTGTACCAAGAGTATGTGAGAAGCAAAGCGAACACTTTCCTCAAAGGATGGTTTGAAATGAATCTCAATCTCAATAATATCTTGGCTTCACTCACAGCAAAGAAGTATGACCTCGATCCTGCCAAATACCTCGTCGGCTCCAACGAAATAGTGGAGATCATCAAATCAGGCATTTGGAGTGACATCTCGGATCTCAAGGAAGGTGAGATGATGAACGAAATCATAAAGATAGGAGAAGAGAACGAACCTATGCACAGGGAGAGACGTCTCGATGCGTTCAAGTGGAGAATGCTGGAAGAAGTCACCTTCTCGGACTCCTTCTCGATCAATGCCATGCTGGCTTATCTCCTCAAACTTCAGATACTCGAACGGTGGGTCTCACTCGATAAAGAGCAGGGCATGGCACGCTTCCGTGAGATCATTATGGGTCTGAAAAAAGAAGGAAGAGAGGAGCTTGCCGACTTTGTGCAGAGGACAAAGAAATAA